The Streptomyces sp. NBC_00435 nucleotide sequence CGTACGGTTCGCTTCATGATCGACCGTTCCGCCCCGCGCGGGGTGCTCCCGGCTCCGGAGCCGCGCGGTGTGGCCCGCGTCCCGGCCGCCCTGCCTGTACGGCCCCGGGCCGGCCGACTCCTCGTCCTGGCCACCGTGTTCGTCTGCGCCGCCTGCGGGCTCGTATACGAACTGGAGCTGCTCGCCCTCGGCTCGTACCTCATCGGTGATTCCGTCACCCAGGCGTCGGTCGTGCTGTCCGTCATGGTCTTCGCCATGGGCGTCGGATCCCTGCTCGCCAAGGCCCTGCGCGCCCGCCCCGCCTTCGGTTTCGCCGCCGTGGAGGCCGCCCTCGCCCTCCTCGGCGGCCTCTCGGCCATGGCGCTCTACGCCAGCTTCGCCTGGCTGGGGGAGTCCCGGCCCGCGCTCGTCGCCTTCTCCTTCGCCATCGGCGTCCTCATCGGCGCTGAGATCCCACTCCTAATGGTCCTGATCCAGCGCATCCGCAGACAGGACGCGGGCGGCGCCGTCGCCGACCTGTTCGCCGCGGACTACGTCGGCGCGCTGGTCGGCGGCCTCGCCTTCCCCTTCCTGGTCCTGCCCGTCCTCGGCCAGCTCACCGGCGCGATGCTCACCGGCACCGTCAACGCCACCGCGGGCGGCGGCCTCGTCCTGTGGCTGTTCCGCCGGGACCTGAGTCCCCGCGCCCGCTGGCTGCTCGTCGCCGCCAACGTCACCGTCCTCGCCGTGCTGGGCTGCGCCACCGTGCTGGCCGACGACTTCGAACGCGTGGCCCGGCGCGCGGTCTACGGCGGGGAGGTCCGCGTCGCCGTACAGACCGGAGTCCAGGAGCTGGTCCTCACCGGGCCCCCGACCGGCTCCCCGCGCTCCCTCGACCTCTTCCTCGACGGCCGCCTGCGGGTCAGCGGATACGACGAGTACCGCTACCACGAAGCCCTCGTGCACCCCGCGATGACCGGCCCGCACAGCCGGGTCCTGGTCCTCGGCGGGGGCGACGGCCTCGCCGCCCGTGAGGTGCTGCGCTACCGCGACGTCGTCGCCGTGACCGTCGTCGAGCTCGACCCCGGAGTCGTGCGGCTGGCCCGCACCGACCCGATGCTCTCCGCGCTCAACGCCCGGGCGTACGAGGACCCGCGCCTCGGGGTCGTCACCGAGGACGCCTTCCGCTGGCTGCGCGGACCCGCCGCCCAGGGCCGCTTCGACGTCATCGTCTCCGACCTGCCCGACCCCGGCATCACCCCCAGCACGAAGCTGTACTCGCAGGAGTTCTACGGGCTGGCGGCGCGGGCCCTGCGCCCCGGCGGGAGGCTCGCCGTCCACGCGGGACCGCCCGCCACCAGGCCCCGTACCTACTGGACCGTCGAGGCCACCCTGCGCGCGGCCGGTCTGCTCACCGCCCCCTACAGCGCGGGCGGCCGCCTGTCGGGCTTCGCCGCCGGTCCCGACCGGGCGCTCGGCGCCGCCTCCGCGACCGCGCTGCCGCAGGACTGGGGCTTCGTCCTCGCGGCCCGCGAGAGCGTCCCCCGGCTGCGCGTGGACCGGGACACGCCCGCGCTGCGCTCGCTGTCCACGCAGTCCCTGGCCGACGCCGCCCGGGACACGGAGCGCACCCGGCTGACCGGCCTCCCGCCGTCGACGCTGCCGCACCCGAGGTACTCGTAGGCCCCTGCGCTGCGCGCGACCGCGGCGAACCCGTCCGCTTCCCTGACGGGGAAGGGCCGCGTCGGTAGTCTCGACCGCATGGAGCATCAGGTGTTCGTTCCGGTCCCCGCCGCCGACGTCCGCGCCGTGCTGCGCGATCCCGCCCGGGTGGCGCGCTGCGTGCCGGGGCTCCAGCAGGACGCCGACACCGAGGCCGGGCCGCTGTCGGGCCGGCTGAAGGTGCGGGCCGGGGGGCACACCGTGACCTATCGCGGCGCCCTCGCCGTCACCGAGCGGGGTCCCGACCGGTTCGCCGTCACGGGCGAGGGCACCGAGGTGCGGGGGAGCGGAACCGTGAAGTTCTCCCTCGACCTGCGGCTGATCGAGGCCGACGGCGGTACCCGGCTGGAGTTCACCGCCGAGTCCGCCGCCGACGGGCGAGCCGCCGCCTTCGGCCCGGAAGCCGCCGCCACCGCCGCCCACCGCCTCCTGGACCGCGCCGCCGGACACCTCGCGGCCCTCGCGGTCGACGACGCCCCCACCGACCCCGGGGCACCCCCCGCCCCACTCGCCGGCCCCCTGGACGCGGATGTGGAGGCGGAGCGGGGCCTGGAGGCGGACGCGGACCGGGGCCTGGGTCGGGGGTCGGACGCGGCCTCGGAGGCCTCGGACGCCGCCACCGCCGACGTCGCCGACGCGGATGCGGATGTGGACGCGGACCCGGGGCTGGACGCGGACGTGGACGCGGACTCCGACTCCGCCGCCGGCCCGGACATCACCGAGGTCAGCGCCTCCGTGTTCGACACCGAGGTCCCGCCCCCGTCGCTGGACCCCTTCATGGAGGGCACCTTCGAGGGCATGGCGGAGCTCGGGGACCTAGGGGGCCCCTCGCGCCCGCCCGCCGAGGCCGCCCACGCCCGCCGCACGATGATCGGCCGCAGCGCGG carries:
- a CDS encoding polyamine aminopropyltransferase, with product MIDRSAPRGVLPAPEPRGVARVPAALPVRPRAGRLLVLATVFVCAACGLVYELELLALGSYLIGDSVTQASVVLSVMVFAMGVGSLLAKALRARPAFGFAAVEAALALLGGLSAMALYASFAWLGESRPALVAFSFAIGVLIGAEIPLLMVLIQRIRRQDAGGAVADLFAADYVGALVGGLAFPFLVLPVLGQLTGAMLTGTVNATAGGGLVLWLFRRDLSPRARWLLVAANVTVLAVLGCATVLADDFERVARRAVYGGEVRVAVQTGVQELVLTGPPTGSPRSLDLFLDGRLRVSGYDEYRYHEALVHPAMTGPHSRVLVLGGGDGLAAREVLRYRDVVAVTVVELDPGVVRLARTDPMLSALNARAYEDPRLGVVTEDAFRWLRGPAAQGRFDVIVSDLPDPGITPSTKLYSQEFYGLAARALRPGGRLAVHAGPPATRPRTYWTVEATLRAAGLLTAPYSAGGRLSGFAAGPDRALGAASATALPQDWGFVLAARESVPRLRVDRDTPALRSLSTQSLADAARDTERTRLTGLPPSTLPHPRYS
- a CDS encoding SRPBCC family protein, whose amino-acid sequence is MEHQVFVPVPAADVRAVLRDPARVARCVPGLQQDADTEAGPLSGRLKVRAGGHTVTYRGALAVTERGPDRFAVTGEGTEVRGSGTVKFSLDLRLIEADGGTRLEFTAESAADGRAAAFGPEAAATAAHRLLDRAAGHLAALAVDDAPTDPGAPPAPLAGPLDADVEAERGLEADADRGLGRGSDAASEASDAATADVADADADVDADPGLDADVDADSDSAAGPDITEVSASVFDTEVPPPSLDPFMEGTFEGMAELGDLGGPSRPPAEAAHARRTMIGRSAEEVDHAPPRGRYAPVPAPTSAGSNPNLRWIAPAAAVAVASAVLLGRALRRRS